The following coding sequences lie in one Vitis vinifera cultivar Pinot Noir 40024 chromosome 19, ASM3070453v1 genomic window:
- the LOC100248725 gene encoding fimbrin-1: MSSFVGVLVSDQWLQSQFTQVELRSLKSKFMAVRNQNGKVTVGDLPALMVKLKAFSDMFKEEEIRGILGESGADMNDEVDFEAFLRAYLNLQGRGTEKLGGSNHSSSFLKATTTTLLHTIIESEKASYVAHINSYLGDDPFLKQYLPLDPSTNDLFDLVKDGVLLCKLINVAVPGTIDERAINTKRVLNPWERNENHTLCLNSAKAIGCTVVNIGTQDLIEGRPHLLLGLISQIIKIQLLADLNLKKTPQLVELVDDGNDVEELMGLAPEKVLLKWMNFHLKKAGYKKPITNFSSDLKDGEAYAYLLNVLAPEHCSPATLDAKDPTHRAKLVLDHAERMDCKRYLSPKDIVEGSPNLNLAFVAQIFHQRSGLSADCKNISFAEMMTDDVLISREERCFRLWINSLGIVTYVNNLFEDVRNGWILLEVLDKVSPGSVNWKRASKPPIKMPFRKVENCNQVIGIGKQLKFSLVNVAGEDIVQGNKKLILAFLWQLMRYNMLQLLKNLRFHSQGKEMTDADILKWANNKVKRTGRTSQMESFKDKNLSNGIFFLDLLSAVEPRVVNWNLVTKGESEEEKKLNATYIISVARKLGCSIFLLPEDIMEVNQKMILTLTASIMYWSLQQPVEELETSSSPADAATTASTTSTTPDASPSASVNGEDESSLSGEISNLIIDDAASDTTVSSQVENEAPDTTTTVSSHIENDDTPIGD; encoded by the exons ATGTCTAGCTTTGTAGGTGTTCTTGTTTCTGATCAATGGCTTCAAAGCCAGTTCACACAGGTGGAACTTCGAAGCCTGAAATCCAAG TTTATGGCGGTAAGGAATCAAAACGGCAAAGTTACAGTAGGAGATTTGCCAGCTCTAATGGTAAAATTGAAGGCATTCAGTGATATGTTTAAAGAGGAGGAGATTAGAGGAATCTTGGGTGAGTCAGGTGCAGACATGAATGATGAGGTCGATTTTGAAGCCTTTCTTAGG GCATATCTGAATTTGCAAGGTCGGGGAACAGAAAAATTGGGTGGTTCGAATCACTCTTCATCATTCCTCAAGGCCACCACAACCACCCTTCTTCACACTATTATTGAATCAGAGAAGGCATCTTATGTGGCCCATATCAACAGCTATCTTGGGGATGACCCATTTCTGAAGCAATATCTTCCTTTAGATCCATCCACAAATGACCTGTTTGATCTTGTAAAAGATGGAGTTCTTTTATG TAAGCTTATCAACGTTGCAGTGCCAGGGACAATAGATGAACGAGCTATTAACACCAAACGGGTACTAAATCCATGGGAGAGGAATGAAAACCATACCCTTTGCCTCAACTCTGCAAAGGCCATTGGCTGCACGGTGGTGAACATTGGGACACAGGACTTGATTGAAGGAAGA CCTCATCTACTACTTGGATTAATTTCTCAAATTATAAAG ATCCAACTGTTAGCAGATCTTAATCTTAAGAAGACGCCTCAACTTGTGGAATTGGTGGATGATGGCAAT GATGTTGAGGAGCTTATGGGCTTAGCCCCTGAGAAGGTTTTATTGAAATGGATGAATTTCCACCTTAAGAAAGCTGGCTACAAGAAGCCCATTACAAATTTTTCTTCTGATTTGAAG GATGGAGAGGCTTATGCTTACCTGCTTAATGTTCTTGCACCAGAACACTGCAGTCCAGCAACCTTGGACGCAAAGGATCCCACTCATAGGGCAAAGCTGGTACTTGATCATGCAGAGAGAATGGACTGCAAACGATACTTGAGTCCAAAGGACATTGTTGAAGGCTCACCAAATTTAAATCTTGCATTTGTTGCTCAAATATTCCATCAAAG GAGTGGGCTGTCTGCGGACtgtaaaaatatttcctttGCAGAGATGATGACAGATGATGTGCTAATATCTAGAGAAGAAAGATGCTTTAGGCTGTGGATCAACAGTCTTGGAATTGTTACTTATGTCAATAATTTGTTTGAGGATGTGAGAAATGG ATGGATACTCTTGGAAGTGCTTGACAAGGTTTCTCCAGGATCTGTTAACTGGAAGCGTGCATCAAAACCTCCCATTAAGATGCCATTCAGAAAAGTAGAGAACTGCAATCAAGTCATAGGGATAGGGAAGCAATTGAAATTTTCCCTTGTGAATGTAGCTGGAGAAGATATTGTACAGGGAAATAAGAAGCTCATACTTG CTTTCCTATGGCAGTTGATGAGATATAATATGCTCCAGCTCCTAAAGAACTTGAGATTCCACTCCCAAGGGAAAGAGATGACTGATGCTGATATCCTGAAATGGGCAAATAACAAAGTGAAGCGCACAGGCAGAACTTCTCAAATGGAGAGTTTCAAG GATAAGAACCTGTCCAATGGAATATTCTTCCTTGATCTTCTCAGTGCTGTGGAGCCAAGGGTTGTCAATTGGAACCTGGTTACTAAGGGTGAAAGTG aggaagagaagaagTTGAATGCTACTTACATAATCAGTGTTGCGAGGAAACTTGGGTGTTCTATTTTCTTGTTGCCTGAGGACATCATGGAG GTAAATCAGAAGATGATCCTCACTCTAACAGCGAGTATCATGTACTGGAGTCTGCAGCAACCAGTTGAAGAGTTGGAGACATCTTCATCCCCTGCTGATGCAGCCACTACTGCCAGCACTACTAGCACTACTCCTGATGCATCCCCATCAGCATCAGTGAATGGAGAGGATGAAAGCTCCCTGAGTGGTGAAATCTCGAACTTGATCATTGATGATGCAGCTTCTGATACCACAGTTTCCTCACAGGTTGAAAACGAGGCTCCTGATACCACTACCACAGTTTCCTCTCATATTGAAAACGACGACACCCCTATAGGCGATTGA
- the LOC100264067 gene encoding uncharacterized protein LOC100264067 encodes MVTDEAIAEALDSLIRESTPSQFTSINGVVLQLESKLGLNLSHKLEFIRSQIHLFFQSHQPQSQPPPPQPPSQQQPPKDHFTLQQATNFSTGPPNFAPHRTEDLNFRRDPTPAPPAEPTGGPVAVPEAPPQESARAGTKRRGGPGGLNKVCGVSPELQTIVGQPALPRTEIVKQLWAYIRRNNLQDPSNKRKIICNDELRLVFETDSTDMFKMNKLLAKHIIPLEPTKQSGEQSKKLKVDAGAGTKSSESGPYVVISEALANFFGTSGREMLQSEVLRRVWEYIKVNHLEDPLNSMVILCDAKLQEIFGCESISALGIPEILMRHHLCKRS; translated from the exons ATGGTTACAGACGAAGCGATAGCAGAAGCCCTGGACTCCCTCATACGCGAATCAACCCCGTCTCAATTCACCTCCATAAACGGTGTTGTTTTACAGCTCGAGTCCAAGCTAGGGCTAAATCTGTCCCACAAGCTCGAGTTCATTCGCTCCCAGATCCATCTCTTCTTCCAATCCCACCAGCCACAGTCACAACCGCCGCCCCCGCAGCCACCCTCACAACAGCAACCCCCGAAAGACCATTTTACCCTACAGCAAGCAACCAATTTCTCAACTGGCCCTCCCAATTTCGCCCCTCACCGCACCGAGGACCTCAATTTCCGGCGCGACCCAACTCCTGCCCCTCCGGCCGAGCCCACTGGCGGCCCCGTTGCAGTCCCCGAGGCTCCGCCTCAAGAAAG TGCTCGAGCTGGAACTAAAAGAAGAGGTGGTCCAGGGGGTCTAAACAAAGTTTGCGGTGTTTCACCTGAACTTCAGACCATTGTTGGCCAGCCAGCGCTGCCAAGGACCGAG ATTGTGAAACAGCTCTGGGCATACATAAGGAGAAACAATCTCCAAGATCCAAGTAACAAAAGGAAGATAATTTGCAACGATGAGCTACGTTTGGTATTTGAGACAGACAGTACTGACATGTTCAAGATGAATAAGTTGCTAGCTAAACATATAATCCCTCTTGAACCTACTA AACAGTCAGGTGAACAGTCGAAGAAATTAAAGGTTGATGCAGGAGCTGGAACAAAAAGTTCTGAATCTGGGCCCTATGTAGTAATATCTGAAGCACTTGCAAATTTTTTTGGTACTAGTGGAAGGGAGATGCTTCAGTCCGAGGTGTTAAGACGTGTTTGGGAATACATAAAGGTCAATCATCTGGAG GATCCTCTAAATTCAATGGTGATACTTTGTGATGCAAAGCTTCAAGAGATTTTTGGATGTGAGAGCATTTCTGCATTAGGGATACCTGAAATCTTGATGCGCCATCATCTATGTAAGAGATCATGA
- the LOC100258895 gene encoding putative lipid-transfer protein DIR1 produces MARTSSKVLAQVVVVMVLIAMVGGASAATICNIDTSKLAECLPAVSGRSPPPPTKACCTALLSADLHCLCNYKSALPAFGINPALAMALPKKCGGSLPPNCKVDAEP; encoded by the exons ATGGCTAGGACTAGCAGCAAGGTTTTGGCGCAGGTAGTGGTGGTGATGGTGCTGATTGCAATGGTGGGAGGGGCCTCGGCTGCTACCATATGCAACATAGACACCTCCAAGCTGGCTGAATGCCTACCAGCAGTGAGCGGGCGTTCACCTCCACCACCTACCAAGGCTTGTTGCACTGCCTTGCTCAGCGCCGACCTTCATTGTTTGTGCAACTACAAATCTGCCCTTCCTGCATTTGGAATCAACCCAGCACTTGCAATGGCCCTGCCAAAAAAATGCGGCGGTTCCCTCCCACCAAATTGCAAGG TGGATGCAGAGCCTTGA
- the LOC100258969 gene encoding sodium/hydrogen exchanger 4, whose amino-acid sequence MSASGFAMNIAGDHAQVVLISVFVAVLCLCLVIGHLLEENRWLNESTTAIIIGCITGTIILLLSKGKSSHILRFNEELFFIYLLPPIIFNAGFQVKKKQFFQNFITIMLFGVIGVFISSSIITAGAWWLFPRFGFTGLSAQDYLAIGTIFSSTDTVCTLQVLHQDETPLLYSLVFGEGVVNDATSVVLFNAVQKLDKSKLNGWAALRVLLDSLYLFSTSTALGVVAGLLTAYTLKTLYIGRHSTVREIALMVLMAYLSYTLAELFHLSGILTVFFCGILMSHYASHNVTQSSRITTRHIFATMSFIAETFIFLYVGIDALDIEKWKLSKLSFRTSVGIYSTVVLLISLGRAAFVFPLSTFSNYVHRRADRLSSISFKHQVIIWWAGLMRGAVSIALAFKQFTYSGVTLDPANATMVTTTIIVVLFTTLVFGFLTKPLISFLQPHHTNNNTSHGEPRSPKEDLSLPLLSLEESAETNILRAKESLSMLIERPVYTIHNYWRKFDDTYMRPVFGGPCRDQSAC is encoded by the exons ATGTCAGCTTCTGGGTTTGCTATGAACATCGCGGGGGACCACGCCCAGGTCGTCCTGATTTCAGTTTTCGTGGCTGTTCTCTGCCTATGTTTGGTCATCGGTCACTTGCTCGAAGAAAATCGATGGCTCAATGAATCCACCACTGCTATTATCATC GGATGCATAACGGGAACCATAATCTTGTTGTTGAGCAAAGGGAAAAGCTCTCACATCCTAAGGTTTAATGAAGAACTGTTCTTCATATATCTCCTCCCACCCATAATATTCAATGCCGG GTTTCAGGTCAAGAAGAAACAGttcttccaaaacttcataacCATTATGCTGTTTGGAGTGATAGGTGTTTTTATATCCTCATCCATTATTACAGCTG GAGCCTGGTGGCTGTTTCCTCGGTTTGGATTTACCGGTCTGAGTGCACAAGACTATCTTG CTATAGGAACAATTTTTTCATCAACAGATACAGTGTGTACACTGCAG GTTCTGCATCAAGATGAGACTCCTTTACTATACAGCCTAGTCTTCGGAGAAGGAGTTGTGAATGACGCAACATCGGTTGTTCTGTTCAATGCAGTTCAAAAGCTTGATAAGAGCAAACTTAATGGGTGGGCAGCACTTCGAGTGCTTCTGGATTCCTTATACCTGTTTTCAACAAGCACTGCTCTTGGAGTCGTT GCTGGGCTTTTGACAGCATATACCCTTAAAACCTTGTATATTGGAAG ACATTCAACTGTTCGTGAAATTGCTTTAATGGTTTTAATGGCATATCTGTCCTACACGTTGGCTGAG TTGTTTCACCTAAGTGGGATCCTCACCGTCTTCTTCTGTGGGATTCTCATGTCACACTATGCATCGCATAATGTGACTCAAAGTTCAAGAATCACAACCAG GCATATATTTGCAACAATGTCATTTATTGCAGAAACATTCATATTTCTTTATGTGGGAATCGATGCTTTGGACATTGAGAAGTGGAAGCTCAGCAAGTTAAG TTTCAGGACTTCGGTGGGCATCTATAGTACTGTAGTTTTACTAATCTCGCTTGGCCGTGCTGCATTTGTATTTCCTCTGTCCACCTTCTCCAATTATGTGCATAGACGTGCTGATAGATTGTCATCAATTTCGTTCAAACACCAG GTAATAATTTGGTGGGCTGGGCTCATGAGAGGAGCTGTTTCTATTGCTCTAGCATTCAAACAG TTCACATACTCGGGGGTTACCTTGGATCCAGCTAATGCTACAATGGTTACTACCACCATAATAGTCGTGCTCTTCACAACGCTG GTGTTTGGTTTTCTGACAAAGCCGCTTATAAGTTTTCTGCAACCTCACCATACAAATAACAATACCAGCCATGGGGAACCAAGATCACCCAAAGAGGACCTCAGCCTGCCTTTGCTATCCTTAGAAGAATCTGCTGAGACTAACATCCTTCGAGCAAAGGAGAGTTTGTCCATGCTAATAGAAAGGCCAGTATACACCATACATAACTACTGGAGGAAGTTCGATGATACGTACATGAGACCAGTATTTGGTGGGCCGTGTAGAGATCAGTCTGCCTGCTAG